The DNA segment AGCGCCCGCCGCAGCTCGACGAGATCCTCGAAGACGCCGCGCAGGCAGGGTTGGCCATGTCCTGCGAAGACCGCACCGGAAGCCTCCCGGCCACCCTCGCCGCATCCAAGCCGGACGGCCGCTTCCTGGAGCACGTGGCCGAAAGACCACCAGCCCCGGGTCGACGCCTTCCTCGAACGACTGCCCGAGGTGCTCAACAGCTCTCCGCGCGAGCGGAGGTGAGGGGGCGGCGGCTTCCATTTCACAGGGGTCGCATGAGTTCTCCCCTCGCGCGGACAGAGTTCCCCCGGCGTCAAGTCGTCCGATGCGAGACGGCTCACCTCCGCTCGCGCGGAGAGGACCAACCGGGCCCGCTCGAACGGGTCGCGCATCGCGGCTCACCTCCGCTCGCGCGGAGAGGACTGCACGTACGGCGACGGCGGCGAGGCGGTCGGCGGCTCACCTCCGCTCGCGCGGAGAGGACCGCTCCGGCTCGACGGCGGCGGCGAACTGGGCCGGCTCACCTCCGCTCGCGCGGAGAGGACCCGCCCCTGTCCAGTCCGCCGTGTTCGCGATGCGGCTCACCTCCGCTCGCGCGGAGAGGACGCCGCTGGACTGGTCCCGCATCGAAGTCCATGCGGCTCACCTCCGCTCGCGCGGAGAGGACGGCGGGACGGCGTTGCCGATCTGCTCAAACTGCGGCTCACCTCCGCTCGCGCGGAGAGGACGGAGTAGATCTCGGCGATCGGGAAGACGCCGCCGGCTCACCTCCGCTCGCGCGGAGAGGACTTGCCGGTTCTGTCTCGCCCAAATCGGCTGTACGGCTCACCTCCGCTCGCGCCGAGAGGACAAGGCGCGCACCAAGGCCAGCTACCGGGGCCTCGGCTCACCTCCGCTCGCGCGGAGAGGACAGGCCGACACTGCGTCGGTGCGCGTGTGTCTCCGGCTCACCTCCGCTCGCGCGGAGAGGACATTCCGAACCGGGGTGGCCTGCTGCCGGCGTACGGCTCACCTCCGCTCGCGCGGAGAGGACCCCAACCGGGGGGCGTAGCGGCCCCGGAGCTTCGGCTCACCTCCGCTCGCGCGGAGAGGACGATCCGCTTGTACCGGTCTTTCCGGATGAGCGCGGCTCACCTCCGCTCGCGCGGAGAGGACCCTCTTTGACCTGGCCCGCTAGAGGCGCTTTGCCATTTCTTGACTTTCGCGTTTGAAGGCGATCAGGGTGAGGCCGTCGAAGTCGAGGGGTTCGCGGCGTCGAGTTCCTGCTGTTCGTAGTTGGAAGCCTTGCTCGTTGTCGGCGGGGTGGGCGAGTACGGCGAGGCCGTCGTGGGTGCAGGCGGTGACGGCTGCCCAGAGTTCGTCGCGGACGCGGGCTGAGACGGTGCCGACGTAGAGCTCGGGGGTGACTTCGAGGAGCCAGCGGGTGAGGGCGCCGCGTAGGTGGTCGGGTACGGCCGTCGCGGAGATGACGATCATCGAGGACATGTATGCCGCCCTTCTGGCGGGCGGTGGGTCATGGCTGTGTCCCATGGTTGATGCCGGCGGGTACGGAACCGGATACCGGGTCCCAGAGGTCGACCATCTGTTCTTCGGGGTCGGGTCCTTCATAGGTGCGGCTCGGGTCGAGGAGCTGCTGGATGTCAGTGACGATGCGCGGGAGGAGTTGGAAGAGGCGGAGTTCGTGGCGAAAGGAGCGGCGTGCTTCGGCTTCGGGGTTGGGTGATGCGTGGAGGGAGAAGGCGAGGGGGATGGTGAGTTCGGCCTTGTAGAGGTCGGCGATGTCGTAGACGAATGCCTGTTGGTTGCCGTTGTGGACGAAGCCGAGGGCGGGGGAGCAGCCGAGGGCGGTGATGGCGGCGTGGACGATGCCGTAGAGGCAGGTATTGGCGGAGGAGAGGGCGAGGTTGACAGGGTCTTGTGTGTCCCAGGAGGCGGGGTCGTAGGCGCGTCGGAAGCGGCCGATTTTGTATTGGCGGGCAAGTAGTTGGTAGTGGGCTTTGACGCGTTGGCCTTCCATGCCGCGGAGTTTGTCGAGGGTGGTTCCGTCGGTGGCTGTGCCGTTGCCGAAGCGGAGTTCGTACATGGCTTGGGCGATGGCGAGGCGGTGAGTGTCCTTGGTCCAGGCGCGGGCCTGACGTTCGAGCCAGGTGGTGGTGAGGGATTCGGGGACGGCTGCGGAGTAGCAGCGGACGCCGCCTGAGCCTGTGGTGAGGACAGTGGTGCCGTTGCGGGCGAAGGTGGTGAGGGCGCGGGCGGTGATGGAGGTGCCGGGGCCGAGCAGGGCGCAGCTGAGGGCGGCGGTGGGGAGGTAGACGGTTTCTGTGCCGCGTTGTTCAGTGGTGACTTCTGCGCAGACGCCGGTGTCGTCCTGGTGGATGCGGACGATGTCGAGGTAGAGGAAGGAGAGGGAGTCGGCGATGCGGGGGAGCATGGCGACGGTGGGTGCGGCGAGTTTGCGCCGGGCGTTGCTGGTGCTGAGTGGCTTGGCGGTGGGGCGTGGGGTCATTGGGGCTGCCTCGCGGGGGCGATGCTGAGGAGGCCGCAGCCGTATGCCTTGCCGCGTCCGATGCCGTTGAGGACGGCTTTGCGGAGCAGGTCGGTGTCGATGATGGCGGCGGTGCCGTCGAACTGGGTGCGGGCGTGGCGGATGCGTTGGGGTGGGGCGCCGTCAGGTTGGCGGCTTCCTTGGATGGTGTCGAGGGGCTGGGAGTGGTGGGTGAGGGGTTTGATTCCGCTGTTGTCGGCTTGGCGGAGCCACCACTCGTCTGCGGCGGTGCCGGTGAGGGGGACGACGGGCGGGAGGTTGTAGAGGGCGCGGGTGGTGGCGCCGGGTTTGCGGACGGGGCTGGCGACGCAGCGGTAGCGGACGGTGAGTCCGGGGCGGATGGCGTCGATGAGTGCGTCGAGAGGGCGGGCGAGGGCGGTGCCGTAGCCGTCGGGGAGGCGGCTGGTGTCGGATTCGTGGGTGGACTGGATGAGCAGGTGGGGGCCTGCGGGGGTGTCTTCGGTGCGGAAGAGGACGCCGAAGCGGGCGCGGGGGTCGGGGCCGGCGTCGGAGGGGAACAGGCTCATGACGCGGCGGTGCATGCCGATGGCTCCGGCGAGGTCACGGCGGGCTTCGCGGGAGCGGGTGTCGGGGACGATGCGGGTGAGCCAGAGAGTCATTGCCGGTTCCCTTCCGGGGTGTTCAGTTCGTGCTCGAGGTAGTGGCTCAGGGCGGTGAGCTGGTCGGTGCCGAATCCTGCGAACTGGGAGTGGGGCAGGAGCAGGGAGCGCCGGTAGAGGGGACGGGCGCGGTAGGTGCGTTTGGTGGGGTGGTAGGTGAGGGGTTGATCGTTGAGTTCGCTGGAGGGGTGGGAGCCGTCCTCGCTGATGGTGCTGACCATGCGCTCGTGTACCGGCAGGTTGGTCAGCGGTCGGTCGGCGAGGAACTCCACGGGCCGGTCTTCGTCGGCCTGTCCCCGGGCGGGGTGGGCGGCGAGCGGCAGGTGAATGAGGTGATGCAGCGCGTCGTTGCTCTGCCCGAGGAGGAGGGGGCCCTCTGGTGGGCAGGAGCGGCGGCCCAGATGCAGCGGCCACCGGGGGGCGCGCAGGGCGCCGGCGCACAGGTCGAGGAAGGCGGCGTTTTCGGCGTTGTGCTGGGGGAGTGTGAGGGCGGCGGTGAAGGCGGCGTCGGCGAGGTAGTAGCGGTGGGTGAGGAGAGTGCCGGTGTCTCCGGGGCGTTTTTTGCCTTCGGCGGTGGTGACGGTGGCTTTGGCGGGGAGGCCGCCGCCGACGGTGTGGAGGTCGCGCAGCATGACGCCGGGGCGGTCGGCGCGCACGGTGAGGTTCAGTCGGGTGAGGTCGTCGATGGGCTGGCCGCGGTGGCGGCCGAGGGCGGAGGCGAGCATGCCGATGATGCCGGAGCGGGTGGGGAAGGCGGCGGTGTCGCGTTCGTTGAAGTGGCTGTGCAGGCCCCAGGACTGGAGGGGGCCGGTCAGCCGGAGCAGGAGCCCGGCCTCCGGGGCAGGGACGGTGGTCCGTGTGGTCATGCCGCGTCTCCGGCAGACTGCCCGGCCAGTGCGGT comes from the Streptomyces sp. NBC_00525 genome and includes:
- the cas2e gene encoding type I-E CRISPR-associated endoribonuclease Cas2e — translated: MSSMIVISATAVPDHLRGALTRWLLEVTPELYVGTVSARVRDELWAAVTACTHDGLAVLAHPADNEQGFQLRTAGTRRREPLDFDGLTLIAFKRESQEMAKRL
- the cas6e gene encoding type I-E CRISPR-associated protein Cas6/Cse3/CasE — translated: MTLWLTRIVPDTRSREARRDLAGAIGMHRRVMSLFPSDAGPDPRARFGVLFRTEDTPAGPHLLIQSTHESDTSRLPDGYGTALARPLDALIDAIRPGLTVRYRCVASPVRKPGATTRALYNLPPVVPLTGTAADEWWLRQADNSGIKPLTHHSQPLDTIQGSRQPDGAPPQRIRHARTQFDGTAAIIDTDLLRKAVLNGIGRGKAYGCGLLSIAPARQPQ
- the cas5e gene encoding type I-E CRISPR-associated protein Cas5/CasD, with the protein product MTTRTTVPAPEAGLLLRLTGPLQSWGLHSHFNERDTAAFPTRSGIIGMLASALGRHRGQPIDDLTRLNLTVRADRPGVMLRDLHTVGGGLPAKATVTTAEGKKRPGDTGTLLTHRYYLADAAFTAALTLPQHNAENAAFLDLCAGALRAPRWPLHLGRRSCPPEGPLLLGQSNDALHHLIHLPLAAHPARGQADEDRPVEFLADRPLTNLPVHERMVSTISEDGSHPSSELNDQPLTYHPTKRTYRARPLYRRSLLLPHSQFAGFGTDQLTALSHYLEHELNTPEGNRQ
- the cas1e gene encoding type I-E CRISPR-associated endonuclease Cas1e, encoding MTPRPTAKPLSTSNARRKLAAPTVAMLPRIADSLSFLYLDIVRIHQDDTGVCAEVTTEQRGTETVYLPTAALSCALLGPGTSITARALTTFARNGTTVLTTGSGGVRCYSAAVPESLTTTWLERQARAWTKDTHRLAIAQAMYELRFGNGTATDGTTLDKLRGMEGQRVKAHYQLLARQYKIGRFRRAYDPASWDTQDPVNLALSSANTCLYGIVHAAITALGCSPALGFVHNGNQQAFVYDIADLYKAELTIPLAFSLHASPNPEAEARRSFRHELRLFQLLPRIVTDIQQLLDPSRTYEGPDPEEQMVDLWDPVSGSVPAGINHGTQP